The following is a genomic window from Hymenobacter monticola.
CAATATTCATCCCGTCACAAGTGCTCGTGGTATGAGTGTCTGGTTTCTAACACTTGGCGGAGTAGTTCTCTGCTACGTCGCGGGCCAGGTTGAGGAGTCTCGCTTCTTCGCTCTTCCTTTATTTCTTGGTATGGGAATGCTTTTTGGTGGATTCGCCATCCATTTTAACTATCAGAACTTTGAGCTTCATCCCGACGGCAAGCGGTACCGTTATTTCAGTAATATACTCGGACTGAGAGTTGGCGAATGGCGACAACTTCCTCTCGTGACTGCCGTGGTAATGAAGCATTTTTCTGAAACACCCATTTCGAGTAGTCGTGGTTGGCAGGTACCGAATCCATTAGCCTATTGCATTGTCATGCTTTCGACCGAGGCAGCCAATCATCAGGGAATCATTGTTCATAAATTTCTACGTAGCCACCGCGGGCAGGCGGCCAAACTCACTATGCAGTTGGCTGATTACCTGAAGGTCGCGCCGCTTCTTTTTGAACCGCAGTAGCAGCGCTTATAACCGCACCCCAATGCCCGGCCCGAGCATGAAAAACCATTGGTTGGTGCCCAGCAGGTAGCCGCCGCCCAGATACAAAGGGAACGTGAACTTAGCCTCGCGCCGCGTGGGATACACCGAGCCCAAGATGACGACGCCCAGGTCGCGGTTGGCGGTGCTGCTGCCCAGGTTGAAGGCGTTGAGGGCCACGAAGCCGGCGCCGATTTTGTAGGGGCGCAAGCGGTTGATTTTGTTGGGGCTGTAGAAGCTGAACTGGGCCAGTGTGGCCAGTGAGATACCGCCCAGGTCGCCGAATTTGTCTTCCTTTTCTTTGCGGGTGAGCAGGCCGGCCGGGAAGCTCACGTCGATGTCGAACTTGTAGCTGCGCTTGAGCACGAGTTCCACGGTTTGGGTGTAGCCGGTTTCGCCGTACTGGCTGGCCTGGTGTTTCACCGTCACGAAGATGCGGCTCCATTCGTCGAGGTCGTAGGTTTTGCGGCTCAGGATGGAATTGATGCTCAGCGGGTCGGTGCGGCACTGCTTGTCCTGGTAGAAGGCGGCGCGGGGCGAGTTGTCGCCGGGGCAAATGACGATGTTGTCGATGTTGCGTAGCTCCACCAAGTCGCCCTTGGCATTCACGGTGCGGATTTCAAAGCTCAGATACTGCTTGCCGAACAGCACGTCGGCTTGGTCGATGCCGGCCGGGTTGAACTGAAACACCACGTCGCGAATGGTGCCGTCGTAGAGCACCGGGCCGTTGAGGCGAGTGATGGGCCGGGCCGCGTCGCCATACGTCACCGACACGAAATCCAAGGCGTGCGGCCGCTGAAACTCGCGCACGCTGAGGGCGTAGCCCGTAGCCTGGCCCAGGTTGTAAATCGTGCTTTTGCGCTTGTCGAAATTCACCGGCACCCGCACCCGGAACACCAGCCGCGCATCGGTTCGCACCGACGAATCCGAAGGGATGATGGGCAGGTCCTCGAACGACACGCGCGCCTTTTGCAAACCCTCGCCTTCGAGGCGCACGTCCACGGTTTCGCCGGGGCTCACGCTCAGGCCGGGCGTCCACTCGCCGCCGCGGTGCAGCACCTGCACGTTCCGAATCACGGTTTGGGGCGTGATGTCGAGGTTGGTGAGGTAGCGGGCAGCGTCGTTTTCTTTGATGTAGAGGTAGCCTTCGGTCTGGCGGTGGGTGTTGTAGGGACGCAGGTAGCAAAGCACCCGGTCGTTGCTGAGAAACTGCCGGGTGTAGATGTCGGCAATCAGCTCGCCGCCGGGCTCTTCCTGGTCTTCCACGCGGTAAGTGCGGTGCAGCTCAAAGCTGCGGCCGTTGTCCAGTATCAGCTCCACGCCCTTGCGCCGGCTGATTTCGTCCATCGTCACCGTGCGCTTGTCGGGCGAGAGGAAGCGCAGGCGGCTGGCCTTCACGTTGAACTCCTGCTTGAGCACCGGCAGCTGGTAGCTGAGCTTGTTGCCGGGCAGCAGCGTAGGCCGCTCGGTTTGGAGCTTCACTTGCAAGGTGCGCTGGCCCAGCTGGTTGGGCAGCACATGCAGGCGCAATGTACCGTTGGCCTCGGCCACCAGGCGGTAATCGAACTCCGGGCCGCGCACCCATTCGCCGGCCGCGTGCACGTTGCGCGGGTTCGAGCTGGTGAGCTCAAACACCTTCTCCTCGCCCACAAACAGCTCGTTATCGGGCACCCGCAAAGCCAGCGTGGTGCGGGCCAGCGGCAGCAGCGGCACTACTTGGCGCAGGGCCGGCCGGCCGGCCGTGTCGGCCACCTGCTCCACCACCAGCCGTAAAAACTGGCTGCTAGTCAGGTTCTGAAACTTGAGGCGGGTGCGGAAGCCGCCATCATCCTCTTTGGTGAGCGAGTCAAGCTGCAGGTAATCGGGCGTGCGGCGCAGGCGTAGCGGCCTGGCACTGGCGGCATTGGCCGGGTAGAGGCGCAGCTCCACGGTTTCATCGTCGCGGCGGAACCAGAAATACAGCGTGGGCGTGCCCTGCACCGGCACGGTGTTGCGGCTGAGCAGATAGGTGCTGGTGTCGGTGCGCAGGCTGGCTTCGCGCAGCACCAACGGGTCGTCCGGAGCGGTTTGGGCCGTCGCCAGCCGTGGCATCGTTCCCAGTAAAATCCCAAATAAGATTAGAATTACACGGGAGAATGCTGATGCAGGCATGTGGTCGCGCAGGCCGAAATAGGGCCTACGGCGCAAAGGTCGGGCTTGGCGGCTCCGGCATCAAAGTTCCGGCTCTAAATTCTTGCCTGAATCAGTCCAAAAAGCGGAGTGAGCTTGTGTTGTTAAGTAGTCATTAAGAAGTATGCGCGAATGACGCAGGGGCGGAACTTGCCCCCACCCACCGTTACCGTCACTGACCGTGGGTTGAACGACAACGTTGCCATGGCGCGAACGGCCGGGCGGGGGCAAGCCCCGCCCCTACCTCGGTCGGTATCATCTCTAAAATACGAAGTTGAACGCGGCCTGCCCCAGTACGCCGCGTAAGTCGCGGCTGCGGTCGTTGAGCGGCACAAAGTAGCTGGCTTTGGTGTCAATCAGCACGTGTTTCGTTTTCATGATTTCCATGCCTATCCCAATGTTGGCGTTGGGAATAAATTCGTTGCCCTTGTCGCTGTTGCGGTTCAGGATGAAGCCGCCGAGCTGGTAACAGGTGTAGAGGTTGAAGTAGCGCCGCCGGCCCCGGCCGAAGTTGCGCGGGTAAAAATCCTGCCCGAAGTTGATGACAAACAGCTCGTTCACGAAATCCGACTCGCCCGTATTGCCCGATACCGGCCGGTAGAACCCCAGGTTGAAGTAGCTTTTGCCCCGCGTCACGAGGTACTTCAATGCGTAGCCCTGGTAGGCCGGACTGGTGAGGCCCACCTTGGGGTTGTCGAGGCGCAGGTAGCCGTACTCCACGCCGGGCATGTTCACAAAGCTTACGCGGCGGTTACCGGTCGGAAAGCTCACCTCATCGAACAGGCGCAGCGTGACGTAGGCCTGCCCGGCGTGGCCCGCAATGCCGGCCAGCTGCTGGCGGAGGTCGGTCAGGCGCTGGGTGGCGCGCTCCAAGTCGCGGCGCAGGCTGGCCTGTTCCTCTGGGGTGCCCAGGCTGCGCCGCGGCTCCATGGCGGCCACCTGGTCAGCGGCCCGCAGGGCTTCGGCTTCCAGCTCGCCAATGTGGCCGCTGAGGTCCTGGGAGTTGAGGTTGTTTTCGAGTACGTAGCCCAGCGCGGCCGTGAGCGAGTCGAGGCGCTGCAAATCGGGGCTGGCCAGGGCAAACTCGGCAATGAGCTGCTCGGGCGTTTCCTCCTGCTTTTGCACGCGCACCGCCCGCTGCCGAATGAAGGCCGATAGCGCCGCCCGCGCCTCGGCAAACTTGGTGACGGCCACCGTGAGGTGCTTCTGTGTGACGTAGGAAGCTTCCTGCCCGGAAGTTTCGCTGGTGCGGTGGATGGGTTTAATTTGGGCTGAGGCGGTGCCTGAACCAAGCAGCGCGCCAATCATAAGTATAAGGCTGCAACGCCGGCTCCAGCCAGTTGTAAGGGTGTTCATAGATTCTTTCGCTAGGTCATCCTGCCAATGGCGACAGGTAGCGAAAGGTAGCGGGGTCATCAAGGGAAGGTCAAGGCAAAATCCGACAATCAGGGACGTTTGACCTCATTCAGACATAAATCAAAAGCATTTGCCTGTCAATAATTTAATCAAGAAAAACAGACATAGCAAGGGACTTTACAATTCACCCCCTTTCACTGTTTTCAGGCGTTGCACTGCTACTTTTCCGCATGCCTCCGCCTCTATTTCTCGCGCCGTCCGGTGCCGAGCAGCAGCAGAATCAGCAGCAGGAAGCCCGTCGCGCCCAGGCTCCACCACGTAATTTCGGGCACGCCGCGGTGGTAGGGCATGTCGGGTGAGTAGCGGCCCATCAGGGACAGCCCCGAAAACAGCAGCCCGCCTACGCTCAGCAAGGCCAGAATGGTGCGGCTCACGAGTTGGTCGGCCTTGCGCAGCAGGCTCTGGTAGCCCACCAGCTCGAACCGCAGCCGCAGCTCGCCCTTGCTGATTTTGCGCACAATCTGGCGCACATCTGAGGGCAATGTCTGCAGCAGCGCCAGCAGCTGCGTGCCGGTGTATTCGGCCTCGGTGAGAAGGTTTTCGCGCGAGTACTGCTCCCGAATAATCTTGGCGCCGTAGGGGCGCACAAACTCGAAGGTGTTGAAGCTGGGGTGCAGCACCTTGCCAATGCCTTCAAGAATCACCAGCGCCCGCAAAATGAGAAACACTGCGCCTGGCACCTGCAATTTGTAGTTGTAAATGATGGTTTGGAGGGCATCGGCCAGGTCGCTCATGCTCATCTCCTTCACGTCGAGCATAGCGAAATCCTCAATCAGCTGGCTCAAATCAGCCTCGAAGGCGCGCATATCGGGGATTTCGGCCGTGAGCGCCAGCCGCCGGAAGTTCAGGGCCATGCTGCGCGCATCCTGCCGGGCCATGCCGATGAACACGCCCGCGAAGGCGTATTTCTGCTGCTTGGTGAGGCGGCCCACCATGCCGAAATCGATGAGCACAATGGTGCCGTCGGGGCGGACCAGCACGTTGCCGGGGTGCGGGTCAGCGTGAAACACCCCAAACTCAAAAATTTGGGTCAGGTAGATGTCCATGCCGTTTTCGGCCACCGTGGCGGGGCTCAGGCCCCAGGCCTGCAGCTGCGCCTTGTCGGTAATTTTGCAGCCGCTCACGAACTCAATTACCAGCACGCGCGCCGTGCTCAGTTCGCGGTAGGGCTTGGGCACATAAAAAGTGGCGTAGTCTTCGTAGAGCTTGCGAAACTGGTCCATGGAGCGCGCCTCGGCTGTGTAGTCAAGCTCCTTGCTCATGCTACGCTCGAAGGCGTCCACGATGTCCTGCGGGTTGGCTAGGCCCTGCTTTTGCAGGAAGCCGGCCGTGAGGCGCACCAACTCGTGCAGCAAGGCCAGGTCCGATTTTACTTTTTGCTGCACGCCGGGGCGCTGCACCTTCACCACCACCTCCTCGCCGCTCAGCAGCCGCGCCCGGTGCACCTGCCCGATGCTGGCCGAGCCCAACGTCACGTCGTCGAACTCGCTGAACACTTCCGCAATGGGTCGGCCCAGTTCCTCCTCGATAATCTGGCGGGCCAACGCCGTCTCAAACGGCGGCACGTTGCTTTGCAGCTTCTCAAACTCGTCAATCAGGGCCTCGGGCAACAGGTCGGCCCGGTTGCTCATGGCCTGGGCCAGCTTGATGAACGTGGGGCCCAGTTCCTCGATAATCAGGCGCACCCGCTCCCAGCGCGTGGTTTCGAACACCGGCCGGTCTTCGCGCTGCCAGCTTAGGCGGCGGCTTTTGCTCACGAGGCGGCGCAGCGGCGTGGTCGTCACCACGTCCTCAAAGCCGTAGCGCAGCAGCACTTCTGCCACTTGCCGGATGCGGGTGAGGTTGGAAATCGTGTTTTTGAACATCAGACCGCAGATTTACGCAGATTAAACCGATTTCGCAGATTTGAGGCGGTCAGCGGCACTGCTTTTTGTTAAAAAACCCCGCTTGCTTGCGCAAGCGGGGTTTTGCATTTCGAAACGACGGTATTTTAGGCCTGCTCGTCGGCCTGAGAAGCCGAAGCAGCGGCCGGTTTCTTGGCAGCCGGCTTCTTAGCCGCGGCAGGTTTGGCGGCACCGGCTTTCGCCGCGGCCGATTTCTGCGCCGAGCCGGCGGCGTCGCTCACTTTGTCGGCGGCTTTTTTGGTGGCGCCGGCTGCTTTGCTGGTGGCGCTGCTGGCTGGCTTGGCGGCCGATTTCGCGGCGGGCTTTTTAGTGCCTGCATTGCCTTTTGAGCCGCCAAGGCCCACGGTCTTCTTCACGCTGTCGGCCAGGCCCTGGAACTGCTTTTCGAGCTCGGCGCGCTTGGTTTCGCCGCTTTTCAGCAGCTCATCCACAATCTTTTTGCCTTCTTCCTGGGTCATCTTGTTGTCTTTCACCAGTTTGTCGATGGTGTTTTGCACCGTCTTGCTGCCTTGGGCAATGTAGCCGACGCCGGCATTCACGAACTTCTTGAACAAATCTTCCATGGGTAAGAAACGGTTTGAGGTGAAAGGGTTAAAAGGCGAAACGGTTGAAGTAAAAGCCATTGGCCTACAAAAGTAGTATGCAAGCCGAATAAATCCTGCAGCAAACCTACGATTACTTCTTAATATAGTTGAGTTGTGTACGCTGTTTTGCGTTTAAAGTGACTCTGAGCTATTAAAAAGCCATCTTTTTTTGCCGGGACCAGGCATGAGGTGTATTGGCTTAAAGAGTATGAATGATGTAGAGACGCAACGTGTTGCATCTCGTCGTCCGCACCGCTCGGGGGCGTTCAGGCGTCATCGTTCAACGACGAGGCGCAACACGTTGCATCTCTACGCTGCCATCCGCCGCCGGGGCTGGGGCCGCGCAATGGCTCCCGTTTCCCGCCGCTCCGCCTCCACCTGTTCCCACCGCTTCTGCAGAAACGCGGCCACCTGGTCGAGGGCCTGCCGCGCCTCGGGCACGATGCGCCAGAACAGGTGCCACCAATGCACTAGTCCTTCGAAGGGTTGCAGTGTGACGGGTACGCCAGCGGCGCGGGCCTTGTCGGCAAAGCGCAGGGCGTCGTCGTAGAGTACTTCGGCCGAGGAAACCTGGATGAGCAGCGGCGGCAGCCCGTGCAAATCGGCCTGCAGGGGCGAAAGCAGCGGGTGCGAAAGGGCGGTTTTGTGGGCGTAGAGGGGACCCCAGTTGCGCATCTGCAGGGCTTCGAGCAGGAGGCCTTCCTCGCGGGCCACGCGGCGCAGGGCCGAAACGGGCAAGTTGAGGTCGGTCCAGGGCGAGAGGCCAATGCCGGCGGCGGGCATGTTTTCGCCTGCATTGCGCAGGGCCAGCAGCAGGGCCAGGGCCAGCCCGCCCCCGGCCGAGTCGCCGGCCACCACGATGTCGTGCGGCTGGTAACCTTGGCGCAGCAGCCACCGATAAGCGCGCTTGGCATCATCCAGCGCGGCCGGAAACGGGTGGTCGGGCGCCTTGCGGTAGTTGATGGTGAGCACGTTGAGGCCACAGCGCTGGGCCAGGCTGCCCACCAGGCTGCGGTGGGTGTTGAGCGAGCCCAGCACGTAGCCGCCGCCGTGCAGGTAGAGCATCACCCGCGTGGGGTGGGCGGCGCGGGGGCGCAGCCACTCGGCATCCAGGCGGTTGTCGAGCCGGAAGCTTTCCAGGTTCACCTTCCAGGGCATGAAGTTGAAGAGCGAACCAGCCTCCATGGCCAGCCGCATAGCGCCCACACTGGGCTTGCGGCGGGCCAGCGGCGCGGCGGCAGCCGTGAGGAGCTGCTTGAGCAGCAGGTGCTGGAAGGAGGGCATTGGGTGGGGTTTGGGGAGGAAGAATCGATAGAACCTACTGTCATCCTGAGCGCAGCGAAGGACCTTATCACGTGTGCAGTTGTTAACCGCTGCCACTAGCTGTTCAAACCTGATAAGGTCCTTCGCTACGCTCAGAATGACAGGCGATTTCAGGCGATTAAACTACGGCTTCTCGCCTAGCTTATTGCCTTTGTATCCTTTGATTGCCAAGGGAATCCACCCTAACAACGGGATGAAATAGGCCAGGGTTATGGGGTTGCGCCAGAGCATGCGCAGCCAGGCGCCAGGCCGGTCGAGCTGCATGCGGAAACTGCGGCGGCCTTCTTTCACGTAGAGGCGCTCGAACTCGGTGAAGACGGCCGGCCAGGCGAAGGGCAGGAAAAACGGGAAGAAGCGACGGTTTTCCTTCATGCGCTGCCAGAGCTCGCGCCAGCGGTAAGGCTTTTGGCCGTGGTTTTTGACGGCTACGT
Proteins encoded in this region:
- a CDS encoding ABC1 kinase family protein; translated protein: MFKNTISNLTRIRQVAEVLLRYGFEDVVTTTPLRRLVSKSRRLSWQREDRPVFETTRWERVRLIIEELGPTFIKLAQAMSNRADLLPEALIDEFEKLQSNVPPFETALARQIIEEELGRPIAEVFSEFDDVTLGSASIGQVHRARLLSGEEVVVKVQRPGVQQKVKSDLALLHELVRLTAGFLQKQGLANPQDIVDAFERSMSKELDYTAEARSMDQFRKLYEDYATFYVPKPYRELSTARVLVIEFVSGCKITDKAQLQAWGLSPATVAENGMDIYLTQIFEFGVFHADPHPGNVLVRPDGTIVLIDFGMVGRLTKQQKYAFAGVFIGMARQDARSMALNFRRLALTAEIPDMRAFEADLSQLIEDFAMLDVKEMSMSDLADALQTIIYNYKLQVPGAVFLILRALVILEGIGKVLHPSFNTFEFVRPYGAKIIREQYSRENLLTEAEYTGTQLLALLQTLPSDVRQIVRKISKGELRLRFELVGYQSLLRKADQLVSRTILALLSVGGLLFSGLSLMGRYSPDMPYHRGVPEITWWSLGATGFLLLILLLLGTGRREK
- a CDS encoding alpha/beta hydrolase, producing the protein MPSFQHLLLKQLLTAAAAPLARRKPSVGAMRLAMEAGSLFNFMPWKVNLESFRLDNRLDAEWLRPRAAHPTRVMLYLHGGGYVLGSLNTHRSLVGSLAQRCGLNVLTINYRKAPDHPFPAALDDAKRAYRWLLRQGYQPHDIVVAGDSAGGGLALALLLALRNAGENMPAAGIGLSPWTDLNLPVSALRRVAREEGLLLEALQMRNWGPLYAHKTALSHPLLSPLQADLHGLPPLLIQVSSAEVLYDDALRFADKARAAGVPVTLQPFEGLVHWWHLFWRIVPEARQALDQVAAFLQKRWEQVEAERRETGAIARPQPRRRMAA
- a CDS encoding phasin family protein, giving the protein MEDLFKKFVNAGVGYIAQGSKTVQNTIDKLVKDNKMTQEEGKKIVDELLKSGETKRAELEKQFQGLADSVKKTVGLGGSKGNAGTKKPAAKSAAKPASSATSKAAGATKKAADKVSDAAGSAQKSAAAKAGAAKPAAAKKPAAKKPAAASASQADEQA